From the genome of Bacteroidota bacterium, one region includes:
- a CDS encoding type II toxin-antitoxin system RelE/ParE family toxin, whose product MSYRVEILRRAAKSLAKLPERDYERVRDAVRALGTDPRPPGCKKLVGREGWRIRIGRYRVIYEIADVVRVVTVLDVGHRKDIYE is encoded by the coding sequence GTGAGCTACCGCGTCGAGATCCTCCGGCGCGCCGCTAAGTCGCTCGCGAAGCTGCCGGAACGGGACTACGAGCGGGTCCGCGATGCTGTCCGTGCGTTGGGGACTGACCCGCGGCCACCGGGCTGCAAGAAACTGGTCGGGCGCGAGGGCTGGCGCATTCGGATCGGTCGCTACCGGGTGATCTACGAGATCGCCGACGTGGTTCGCGTAGTCACGGTGCTCGACGTGGGTCATCGCAAAGACAT
- a CDS encoding DUF5615 family PIN-like protein — MKLLFDQNLSPRLASSLADLFPNSAHVAALDLDRADDREIVAFARREGFAIVTKDADFDDLRLLLPDAPRIIWVQLGNCSTQDLEHLLRQNADAIQALGADPTVTLLSLR; from the coding sequence ATGAAGCTCCTCTTCGATCAGAACCTTTCGCCTCGCCTCGCCTCTTCCCTCGCCGATCTCTTCCCCAATTCGGCACACGTCGCAGCGCTGGATCTCGACCGAGCCGATGATCGGGAGATCGTAGCCTTTGCTCGGCGAGAAGGCTTTGCCATCGTAACGAAGGACGCCGACTTCGACGACTTGCGGCTCCTACTTCCCGATGCTCCTCGTATCATCTGGGTGCAGCTCGGCAATTGCTCGACGCAAGACCTCGAGCATTTGCTGCGTCAGAATGCGGACGCCATTCAGGCGCTCGGTGCTGATCCTACCGTCACCCTGCTCTCGCTCCGCTGA